Proteins from a genomic interval of Zingiber officinale cultivar Zhangliang chromosome 2A, Zo_v1.1, whole genome shotgun sequence:
- the LOC122044101 gene encoding protein HESO1-like: protein MGLGVRSRRYALLAEDGVVKVLNLEDGGLASSVEYIPNARVPLLKYISRQHNISFDVFVNNHLGVMKSNVLKWLSEIDDCFRDMVLVLKEWAKAQDISDPKSRSLSSYALCLLVIFHFQTCEPPIFPPLRAIINEERIFNRGWSNFSGTPFEDVCSTNIQRFRSSRIINQSSLAQLFLSFFDKFSDIRTSGSDYSISTYEGRQKSHRFCRSLPLIIEDPFERMENAARTVRWVELPKISNAFQNAHNKLSSGSVLSDHDSLLSFD, encoded by the exons ATGGGCCTAGGCGTCCGATCCCGGCGCTATGCGTTGCTGGCAGAAGATGGGGTTGTCAAAGTGCTCAACTTGGAGGATGGAG GTCTTGCTAGTTCTGTTGAGTACATTCCAAATGCAAGAGTTCCTCTGCTTAAATACATTAGCAGGCAGCataatatttcttttgatgtcttcgttAATAATCATCTTGGTGTAATGAAGTCCAACGTTCTTAAATGGCTATCTGAAATAGATGACTGTTTCCGTGACATGGTTTTAGTG CTGAAGGAGTGGGCTAAAGCACAAGATATTAGTGATCCAAAGTCTAGGAGTTTAAGTTCCTATGCCCTTTGTTTGTTGGTTATCTTCCATTTTCAG ACCTGCGAACCACCAATTTTCCCACCACTGCGAGCaataattaatgaagaaagaaTTTTTAATCGAG gatggagtaacttctcTGGGACTCCTTTTGAGGATGTGTGTTCCACAAATATACAGAGGTTCAGATCTAGCAGAATCATAAACCAAAGCTCTCTTGCTCAACTTTTTCTGTCCTTTTTCGACAAG TTTTCAGATATTAGAACTTCTGGTTCAGATTATAGCATCTCGACATATGAAGGACGACAAAAAAGCCATCGTTTTTGTAGATCGCTGCCCCTGATT ATAGAGGATCCTTTCGAGCGAATGGAAAATGCTGCTAGAACAGTCCGCTGGGTTGAACTACCTAAGATATCAAATGCATTTCAGAATGCGCACAATAAGCTTTCGTCTGGTTCGGTGCTCTCTGATCATGACTCCTTGCTCTCTTTTGACTAG